CGTCGATCATCGGCCCGCCCCCTGCAGGATGGCGGCGACGAAGCCGCGCTGGAACACGAGGAACACCGCGATCGTCGGGACCACGATGAGCAGCGACCCCGCGCACAGCAGCACGATGTCGGTGCCGTACTGGCCCTGGTAGGCCCCGAGCGCGCCGGCCATCGTCCGCCGCGTCGGGTCGTCGACCAGCGTCACCGCGAGCAGGAACTGGTTCCACGTCCACAGGAACAGCAGGATCGCCAGCGCCGACCACGCCGGCGCCGCCAGCGGCAGCATGACGTGCCGGAACGCCTGCCGCGAGCTGGCGCCGTCGACCTTGGCGGAGTCGAGCAGCTCGGCCGGCAGGCCCAGGAAGTGCGCGCGCATCCAGAAGATGCTGAACGGCATGAACAACGCGGTCAGCGGCAGGATGATGGCCCACCGGGTGTTCAGCAGGCC
This Jiangella alba DNA region includes the following protein-coding sequences:
- a CDS encoding carbohydrate ABC transporter permease, giving the protein MTRRSPAGLLLLALAAVGTVLPLVSMALTALQPRGSRPAGLSLPSDPQWGNFADAWDAALMGELLKSSSLIVLVVVPAALLLATLAGYGLALVPFRGSRLVFAAFLAGLALPYEALIAPLYLQIGDLGLLNTRWAIILPLTALFMPFSIFWMRAHFLGLPAELLDSAKVDGASSRQAFRHVMLPLAAPAWSALAILLFLWTWNQFLLAVTLVDDPTRRTMAGALGAYQGQYGTDIVLLCAGSLLIVVPTIAVFLVFQRGFVAAILQGAGR